The Arachis ipaensis cultivar K30076 chromosome B07, Araip1.1, whole genome shotgun sequence genome includes a window with the following:
- the LOC107610112 gene encoding glucose-1-phosphate adenylyltransferase large subunit 1 isoform X1 produces the protein MDSTCAALSATNLVQLSNKFGRNRATLFWGESKIAPQIRTTTTFLSVQSTKPATAHAVLTSDVNQESTAFQEEHNFETPEADPKGVASIILGGGAGTRLFPLTGRRAKPAVPIGGCYRLIDIPMSNCINSGIKKIFILTQFNSFSLNRHLSRLYSFGNGLSFGDGFVEVLAATQTPGETGKKWFQGTADAVRQFIWVFEDAKNKNIENILILSGDHLYRMDYMNFVQKHIDTNADITVSCVPMDDSRASDYGLMKIDKTGRIVQFAEKPKGSDLKEMKVDTTVLGLSAEEAKKHPYIASMGVYVFRTETLLKLLRWSCSSCNDFGSEIIPSAVKDHNVQAYLFNDYWEDIGTIKSFFDANLALTEQPPKFEFYDPKTPFFTSPRFLPPTKVEKCKIVDAIISHGCFLRECSVQHSIVGVRSRLESGVELKDTMMMGADYYQTESEIASFLAEGKVPIGVGENTKIRNCIIDKNAKIGRNVIIANGDGVEEADRPNEGFYIRSGITVVLKNATIKDGTVI, from the exons ATGGATTCAACTTGTGCAGCACTGAGTGCCACCAATCTAGTTCAACTTAGTAACAAATTTGGAAGAAACAGAGCAACTCTGTTCTGGGGTGAATCTAAAATAGCCCCTCAAATAAGAACAACAACAACGTTCTTGAGTGTTCAATCAACCAAGCCTGCAACTGCACACGCTGTTCTCACATCAGATGTGAATCAAGAGTCCACG GCATTCCAGGAGGAACATAATTTTGAAACCCCTGAAGCAGACCCAAAAGGTGTAGCTTCTATCATTTTGGGTGGAGGTGCTGGAACTCGCCTCTTTCCTCTTACTGGCAGAAGAGCCAAACCTGCG GTTCCAATAGGAGGGTGTTATAGACTCATTGATATCCCTATGAGCAATTGCATCAATAGTGGCATCAAGAAAATATTCATTTTAACTCAGTTCAACTCTTTCTCCCTCAATCGTCACTTGTCTCGCTTATACAGCTTTGGAAATGGCCTTAGTTTTGGGGATGGTTTTGTGGAG GTCTTGGCTGCAACTCAAACACCTGGAGAAACAGGGAAGAAATGGTTCCAAGGGACAGCTGATGCTGTGAGGCAATTTATATGGGTCTTTGAG GATGCCAAGAACAAGAATATTGAGAATATATTGATACTTTCTGGTGATCATCTTTACCGAATGGACTATATGAACTTTGTACAG AAACATATCGACACAAATGCTGATATCACAGTTTCGTGTGTGCCCATGGATGATAG CCGCGCATCAGATTATGGGCTGATGAAAATTGATAAAACAGGACGGATTGTACAGTTTGCAGAAAAGCCAAAGGGATCTGATCTGAAGGAAATG AAAGTTGACACCACTGTCCTCGGGTTATCTGCAGAAGAAGCAAAGAAACATCCTTACATTGCATCAATGGGTGTCTATGTCTTTAGAACTGAAACCCTGCTGAAACTACTAAGATGGAGCTGTTCTTCGTGCAATGACTTTGGATCTGAAATAATCCCATCTGCTGTGAAAGATCACAATGTCCAG GCATATTTGTTTAATGATTACTGGGAAGATATTGGAACTATAAAGTCTTTCTTTGACGCAAATTTGGCCCTTACAGAGCAG CCTCCAAAATTTGAATTCTATGATCCAAAGACTCCTTTCTTCACTTCCCCAAGGTTCCTACCACCCACTAAAGTAGAAAAATGCAAG ATCGTGGATGCAATTATTTCTCATGGGTGCTTCTTGAGGGAGTGCAGCGTTCAACATTCTATTGTTGGGGTGCGCTCACGTCTAGAGTCCGGTGTGGAGCTTAAG GATACCATGATGATGGGTGCTGATTATTATCAAACTGAGTCTGAAATTGCATCCTTTCTAGCAGAAGGAAAGGTTCCAATTGGTGTGGGAGAGAATACCAAAATCAG GAATTGTATCATTGACAAGAATGCCAAGATAGGAAGAAATGTGATTATTGCAAATGGTGAT GGTGTGGAAGAAGCAGACAGGCCTAATGAAGGATTCTACATTAGGTCTGGCATCACAGTTGTTCTAAAAAATgcaacaatcaaagatggaacagTAATATGA
- the LOC107610112 gene encoding glucose-1-phosphate adenylyltransferase large subunit 1 isoform X2 produces the protein MDSTCAALSATNLVQLSNKFGRNRATLFWGESKIAPQIRTTTTFLSVQSTKPATAHAVLTSDVNQESTEEHNFETPEADPKGVASIILGGGAGTRLFPLTGRRAKPAVPIGGCYRLIDIPMSNCINSGIKKIFILTQFNSFSLNRHLSRLYSFGNGLSFGDGFVEVLAATQTPGETGKKWFQGTADAVRQFIWVFEDAKNKNIENILILSGDHLYRMDYMNFVQKHIDTNADITVSCVPMDDSRASDYGLMKIDKTGRIVQFAEKPKGSDLKEMKVDTTVLGLSAEEAKKHPYIASMGVYVFRTETLLKLLRWSCSSCNDFGSEIIPSAVKDHNVQAYLFNDYWEDIGTIKSFFDANLALTEQPPKFEFYDPKTPFFTSPRFLPPTKVEKCKIVDAIISHGCFLRECSVQHSIVGVRSRLESGVELKDTMMMGADYYQTESEIASFLAEGKVPIGVGENTKIRNCIIDKNAKIGRNVIIANGDGVEEADRPNEGFYIRSGITVVLKNATIKDGTVI, from the exons ATGGATTCAACTTGTGCAGCACTGAGTGCCACCAATCTAGTTCAACTTAGTAACAAATTTGGAAGAAACAGAGCAACTCTGTTCTGGGGTGAATCTAAAATAGCCCCTCAAATAAGAACAACAACAACGTTCTTGAGTGTTCAATCAACCAAGCCTGCAACTGCACACGCTGTTCTCACATCAGATGTGAATCAAGAGTCCACG GAGGAACATAATTTTGAAACCCCTGAAGCAGACCCAAAAGGTGTAGCTTCTATCATTTTGGGTGGAGGTGCTGGAACTCGCCTCTTTCCTCTTACTGGCAGAAGAGCCAAACCTGCG GTTCCAATAGGAGGGTGTTATAGACTCATTGATATCCCTATGAGCAATTGCATCAATAGTGGCATCAAGAAAATATTCATTTTAACTCAGTTCAACTCTTTCTCCCTCAATCGTCACTTGTCTCGCTTATACAGCTTTGGAAATGGCCTTAGTTTTGGGGATGGTTTTGTGGAG GTCTTGGCTGCAACTCAAACACCTGGAGAAACAGGGAAGAAATGGTTCCAAGGGACAGCTGATGCTGTGAGGCAATTTATATGGGTCTTTGAG GATGCCAAGAACAAGAATATTGAGAATATATTGATACTTTCTGGTGATCATCTTTACCGAATGGACTATATGAACTTTGTACAG AAACATATCGACACAAATGCTGATATCACAGTTTCGTGTGTGCCCATGGATGATAG CCGCGCATCAGATTATGGGCTGATGAAAATTGATAAAACAGGACGGATTGTACAGTTTGCAGAAAAGCCAAAGGGATCTGATCTGAAGGAAATG AAAGTTGACACCACTGTCCTCGGGTTATCTGCAGAAGAAGCAAAGAAACATCCTTACATTGCATCAATGGGTGTCTATGTCTTTAGAACTGAAACCCTGCTGAAACTACTAAGATGGAGCTGTTCTTCGTGCAATGACTTTGGATCTGAAATAATCCCATCTGCTGTGAAAGATCACAATGTCCAG GCATATTTGTTTAATGATTACTGGGAAGATATTGGAACTATAAAGTCTTTCTTTGACGCAAATTTGGCCCTTACAGAGCAG CCTCCAAAATTTGAATTCTATGATCCAAAGACTCCTTTCTTCACTTCCCCAAGGTTCCTACCACCCACTAAAGTAGAAAAATGCAAG ATCGTGGATGCAATTATTTCTCATGGGTGCTTCTTGAGGGAGTGCAGCGTTCAACATTCTATTGTTGGGGTGCGCTCACGTCTAGAGTCCGGTGTGGAGCTTAAG GATACCATGATGATGGGTGCTGATTATTATCAAACTGAGTCTGAAATTGCATCCTTTCTAGCAGAAGGAAAGGTTCCAATTGGTGTGGGAGAGAATACCAAAATCAG GAATTGTATCATTGACAAGAATGCCAAGATAGGAAGAAATGTGATTATTGCAAATGGTGAT GGTGTGGAAGAAGCAGACAGGCCTAATGAAGGATTCTACATTAGGTCTGGCATCACAGTTGTTCTAAAAAATgcaacaatcaaagatggaacagTAATATGA
- the LOC107610113 gene encoding mannan endo-1,4-beta-mannosidase 7 → MMKQWFFGAGLLVLLVAVEVEADGFVKTRGVQLVLNGSPYYAHGFNAYWLMYMASDPSQRTKVSSTFQEASNNGLNIARTWAFSDGGYKPLQYSPGSYNEQMFQGLDFVIAEAGKYGIKLVLSLVDNYENFGGKKQYVEWARNEGGQSIYSEDDFFTNSVVKGYYKNHIKTVLTRRNSITGVAYKDDPTIMAWELMNEIRCKSDQSGNTVQGWISEMASYLKSIDGNHLLEAGLEGFYGQSKSDSNPNFQVGTDFIANNQIPAIDFATVHAYPDQWLSSSSYEDQISFLGKWLNEHIQDAQNTLHKPILVGEFGVSTKSFGSNLEPRERFYNTVYSAIYSSASGGGAAVGGLFWQLLAQGLDSFRDGYEVVLDENPSMAALISQESQKLNRIRKMYARLRNIEKWNKAREIRSSQWHGGSDARN, encoded by the exons ATGATGAAGCAGTGGTTCTTTGGAGCTGGTTTGTTGGTTCTGTTAGTGGCAGTTGAAGTAGAAGCAGATGGTTTTGTGAAGACAAGAGGGGTGCAGCTTGTGCTGAATGGTAGCCCCTACTATGCCCATGGTTTCAATGCTTACTGGCTCATGTACATGGCCTCTGATCCATCTCAGAGGACCAAGGTCTCCTCTACATTTCAAGAGGCTTCAAATAATGGCCTTAACATTGCAAGAACTTGGGCTTTCAGTGATGGTGGATATAAACCTCTTCAATACTCTCCTGGTTCTTATAATGAGCAAATGTTCCAG GGGTTGGACTTTGTAATAGCGGAAGCCGGAAAATATGGGATAAAGCTTGTGTTGAGTTTGGTGGATAACTATGAGAATTTTGGAGGGAAGAAGCAATATGTGGAGTGGGCAAGGAATGAGGGTGGACAGTCCATTTATTCTGAGGACGATTTCTTCACAAATTCAGTTGTTAAGGGATACTACAAAAATCATATCAAG ACTGTACTTACAAGACGTAACAGCATCACTGGTGTTGCTTACAAAGATGACCCAACCATAATGGCTTGGGAGCTTATGAACGAGATTAGGTGCAAATCAGATCAATCAGGAAATACAGTTCAG GGTTGGATTAGTGAGATGGCATCTTACTTGAAATCCATAGATGGAAACCACTTGCTAGAAGCTGGTCTTGAGGGTTTCTATGGTCAATCAAAGAGTGACTCTAATCCCAACTTCCAAGTTGGAACAGATTTTATTGCTAATAACCAAATCCCCGCCATTGATTTTGCAACAGTCCACGCCTACCCTGATCAATG GTTATCAAGCTCAAGCTATGAAGATCAAATATCTTTCTTGGGAAAGTGGCTAAATGAGCACATCCAAGATGCACAAAACACCCTTCACAAGCCAATACTAGTTGGGGAGTTTGGTGTTTCAACAAAGAGTTTTGGTTCTAACTTAGAACCAAGGGAAAGGTTTTACAACACCGTGTATTCTGCCATATACTCATCGGCAAGTGGTGGTGGTGCCGCTGTTGGCGGCTTGTTCTGGCAACTTCTGGCTCAAGGACTGGATTCGTTCCGAGACGGTTATGAGGTTGTGTTAGATGAGAACCCCTCCATGGCTGCTTTGATCTCTCAAGAGTCTCAGAAGCTGAACCGAATTCGCAAGATGTATGCCAGACTTAGAAACATTGAGAAATGGAACAAAGCAAGGGAAATCAGAAGCTCACAATGGCATGGTGGCTCTGATGCCAGAAACTGA